GTAGTCCGGATTGTCGAAGGCGGCGTGATAGGGCGCGAACACCTTGCGGATGACGGTCCAGTCGGCGTCCATTTCCTCGGCGACGATCATGGTGAGCGCGGTCTGCACACCCTGGCCCATCTCCGAGGCCGGCACGAAAAATGTGATCGCGCCGTCGCCGTCAATGTGGAGCCAGGCGTTGCGGAAGGCTTCCTTCCCGTCGGTCTCCGAGAAGGCGTCGATGGTATCGAGTTCCGGACTGCAGCCGATCAGCAGCCCGGCCGCCGACAACGCGCCCAGGCTCAGAAACTGCCGTCTGTCGAGGCTCTGAGACCTTGCCATGGCGCGCCGCCGCTGTTGTGACCCGCTCGACTATGGCCCCCTGGCCCGCACGTGGCCAAGACCCGGCGTGTAAACTTTCGTAACGGCCGGAGAACGACCGCTCAGCCCTTCAGCCGCGCCAGGATCGCGCCCATGCGCTCGCCGACGTCGGCGATCTCGTACGCCGCTTCGGCCTCATATCGGAGGCCCTCGTCGAGACCCGCATTCTCGGACTTCCGGTAGAGATCCTTGTAGGCCGCGATGGAGCCGGCGCTGTTCTCGGCGATCGCGGCGGCCAGCTTCGCCACATGGGTGTCGAGCTCCGCCAATGGCACCGCCTCCATGATTAGGCCGTATTGTGCCGCCTCGACGCCGGTGATCGTGCGTGCAGTGAAGGAGAGCTCTTTGGCGCGCTGCATGCCGACACGTCGCGCCAGCCGCTGGGTCATGCCCCAGGTTGGACGCAGGCCGATCTTCGCATGCGTGTCGCCGAACTTCGCCTCTTCGGCGGCGATCGCGATGTCGGCGGCGAGCATCAATTCAACGCCGCCGGTGAAGCAGAAACCGTTGACCTTGGCGATCACCGCCTGGGGCATGTGTTCCATCAGGCGCTGCACGCGGCGCGCCGCCGCATTCAGTTCCTCGCCCACGTCGCCGGCGGTCAGGTCGCGGCCGGTCGCCTGCAGCGCCTTGAGATCGACGCCGGCGGTGAAGGCGCGGCCCGCGCCGGTGAGAACCACCACACCGATATCGTCCGAGCGCGCAAACCCTTCCAGCGCGTTGCCCGTCTGGCGCAGCATCTCGGCAGTCAGGGCGTTGAGCGCGTCCGGCCGGTCGAAGGTGACGGTGGCGACCCTGCCGACGGTCTCCACGGTGATGAATTCGCTGGTCATGACGCCCTCCCCCTCCGGTTTGCCGCGCGATCCTAGTGCGGGCGGCGACAGCCCGTCTAGGACAGGAAATCGACGGCGAGGACGAGGCGGTCGACCTCGTCGGTCTGCTCCGCAAGCGGCAGCACGAGAGCCAGGAACGCCACCGCCGTTCCGCCCACCACGCGCAGTTCGCCGCGGAACCCCGCGGGCTCGCGATGCTCGGCGGCCGCGCGGCAGATCCGCTCGAAGCCCTTCAGGACCTGGCCGTCATAGACTTCCCGGAACCAGCGCCCGTCGTCGTCGCGCCCGGTGACCTCGGCAAAGCGCGAGCCCTGCAGACGCCAGCGGAACGCGCGGCCCCCCTCGCCCACGTCGATCAGGCTGGCATGGCCGACCCAGGGCAGCAGCTTCTCCGGGGAAAAGTCGCCGTGATCCGGCAACCGGCCGCCGTCCCGGCGGTCGCGCCAGTAGTCCTCGATCGATTCGAGCAGGTGGGAACGCGACGCCGCGGCGGGCGTTTCCGTCAGTTCCAGACTTTCATACGCGGTCTGGTCTTCTCTGTTCCGGGCCATGCTGCCGCTCCGATACGCGAACGGGGTCACCGGGAGATGGGTTTCGGCCGCCGGCGCTTCAACGCGCCGACCCGACTCTCGGCCTCAGCGGTGGCGGTTGCGCACCCGCACGCGCTCGCGCCAATGGAGCGCAACAGCGAGGACGGCGCCCAGTCCCGCGGCGGCGAGCACGATGGCCAGATGGGTCCGGTCGGAGACCCAGTGCGCGACCAGTCCGACGATGCCGGTGACCGGCTCGCCATGGCCCGGATGGGCCGAAGCGCCCGTGGCGGCAAGGGTGGACAGGACAGCGGCGGAAAGGACGGACAGGTGGCGCACGGCGTTCTCCTCGAAAGTGCTCAGTCGACAGGCAGCGGTCACGATCTAGGCAAGAATCAGCTTCAGGAGCAAGCTCGCAAGCCCCAGTGCGGCAACGCCGCACGCCCAGATCGCCACGAACCAAAGGATCCGGCGGACTCTTTCAGGAATCGCCGGCACGCTCAATGGTAACCCTCTCCCTCCCGCACCTTGCCGCGGAACACCCAATAGGCGTGCACGGTGTAGGCCAGAATGATGGGCAACAGGATACCGGCGCCGACCAGCATGAAGATCAGGGTGCTCCGCGGCGCCGCCGCCTCCACGATGGTGATCTCCGGCGGGATCATCATCGGCCAGAAGCTGATGCCGAGGCCGACGAAGCAGAGCGCGAACAGACCCTGGGCGGCGAGGAACGGCGCCCGGTCGCCGCCGCGCAACAGGCCACGCACCATGATCGCGGCCGTCGCCGCGACCAGCAGCGGCACCGGCCAGGCGAACCAGATCACGGGCGTGCTGAACCAGCGCTGGAAATAGAGCGGATCGAGGAACGGCGTCCAGAGGCTGACCGCGCCGACCAGGACATAGGTGGTCACGCCGGCGGCCCAAGCGAAATCCGTCGCCTGGCGGCGCAGCCCGCCCTCGGTCTTCATGATCAGCCAGGTGGCGCCGAGCAGGGCATATCCGGCGATCAGCGCCGCGCCGGTAAACAGGCTGAAGGGCGTCAGCCAGTCGAAGGGCCCGCCGGCATAGGCCCGGTTCTCCACCGCGATCCCCTGCACCAGCGCCCCCAGGGTCACACCCTGCGCCAGCGCCGCGACGAGCGAACCGCCGAAGAAGGAGGCGTCCCAGAGCCAGCGGCGGCGTTCGCTCTTCCAGCGGAACTCGAACGCGACCCCGCGGAAGATCAGCGCCACCAGCATCACGATGACGGGGATGTAGAGCGCCGGCATGATCACGGCGTAGGCCAGCGGGAAGACCGCGAACAGCCCGCCCCCGCCGAGGACCAGCCAGGTTTCGTTACCGTCCCAGACCGGCGCGACGGAGTTCATCGCGACGTCCCGGCGTGCGTCGTCCTTCAGCATCGGGAACAGGATGCCGATGCCCAGGTCGAAACCGTCCAGGGCGACATAGAGCAGGACGGACAGGGCGATCAGACATGCCCATACATAGGCGAGTTCAGGCATGGCGGCCCTCCTTCATCGCGCTTTCGCTGGGCGCCGCACGGGTGGGACCGGGTTCGGCCTCCTCCGCCTCCGGCGTGCCCGGCGTCGCCGCCATCAGCCGCAGGATGTAGACCGCGCCCGCGCCGAAGACGGCGAAATAGGTGACGACGAAGACCGCCAGCGAGGTCCCCACCGTCCCGGCGTCGATCTCCGAGGCCGACTGGGAGGTCCGCAGCAGGCCGTAGACCGTCCAGGGCTGACGCCCGACCTCGGTCGTCACCCAGCCGGCCAGCACCGCGACGATGCCCGACGGGCCCATGACGACGCCGGCACGGAGCAGCCAGCCGCTGTCGAACAGTCTTCGGCGCCAGCGCAGCCAGAGGCTCCAGAACCCGAGCAGCGCCATGGCCGCGCCCAGCGCCACCATGATCCGGAAACTCCAGAACACGATCGTCGCATTCGGCCGGTCCCCGGGCGGGAAGGCCTTCAGCCCCTGAACCTCGCCTTCCCATTCATGGGTCAGGATCAGACTGCCAAGCTTCGGTATCTCGATCGCGTAGCGTGTTTCCTCCGCCGCCATGTCGGGCCAGCCGAACAGGATCAGCGGCGCGCCGCGCTGCGTCTCGAAATGCCCTTCCATTGCCGCGACCTTGGCCGGCTGGTGCTCCAGCGTGTTCAGGCCGTGCAGATCGCCGGCGAGGATCTGCGCCGGCGCCACCAGGGCCGCCATCCACATGGCCATGGAGAACATGACCCGCGCCGCCTCGTTCGCCCGGTCGCGCAACAGGTGGAAGGCGCCGACCGCGCCGACGATGAAGGCGGTGGTGAGGTAGGCCGCCAGCACCATGTGCACGAGGCGGTAGGGAAAGGACGGGTTGAAGACGATGTCCCACCAGTCGTCGGGTACGAACTGGCCCGCAGCATTGATGGCGTAGCCGGCGGGCGTCTGCATCCAGCTGTTCACCGACAGGATCCAGAATGCCGAGAAGAAGGTGCCGAAGGCGACCATCAGCGTGGCCGTGAAGTGCAGGCGCTTCCCCACCCGCTTCATGCCGAACAGCATGATGCCGAGGAAGCCGGCCTCGAGGAAGAACGCCGACAGCACCTCGTAGCCCATCAGCGGGCCGAGGATCGGTCCCGTCCGGTCGGAGAAGACGCTCCAGTTGGTGCCGAACTGGTAAGACATGACGATGCCGGAGACGACGCCCATGCCGAAGCTGAGGGCGAAGATCTTCAGCCAGAAACGGAATACCCGGAGGTAGATATCCCGGCCCGTCCACAGCCAGAGCGCCTCGAGTACCGCAAGATAGGAGGCCAGGCCGATGGTGATTGCCGGGAAGACGATGTGGAACGCGACCGTGAAGGCGAACTGCGCCCGGGCGAGGTCGACGGCGAGGGACTGGTCCATGGGGCGTTCCGTTCCTGCCTGAGAGGCTGTCTTCTATTTCACACCCGAAGCGCGGAGTTCACAGGCGCCCTGCTGTCGCAGGCCACATGTTGCCCTCCCGTTCTCGCTCTCATAGGATGTGTTTCATGAGATCATGCAATCGACATGAGGGAAAGTCGCATGGGGCACGCACTGGTCTACGTCCTGTTGCCGGAGGATCCGGGAGCAACCGGAAAGCATCCCGATTCAGTCGTCATCGACCGCCTGATGCCTTACGCGGACATGGGCATGAGCGACGATACGGAGGCCTATCGGCTGTCCGAACCCGCGCCGCCGGATGATGATGGCTACATGTCGGCGAACTGGCGCATGACGCCGCGCCAATGCCGCCTCGAACTGGACGCCCGCCTGCAGGAAGCCGGTATCCCGAATGACATGACCGCAGAGACGCCGCTCGAGCGGCTTGCCGAGCTCGCCAACCGGACCCGGGAGTATCACGGCGAGAGCTATCGGGTGGAGAACGGCATGATCGTCGCTGTCTCGACCGTCCAGCCATTCCCGAAATACGACTGGTACGAAATTGGCGGGCGCTGGTCGTCCGAGTTTGCACCCCCTGAGGTCGTGAAACGCACGGAGCGCGAGGTCACCTGCAGCCTGTGCGAAGGCAGCGGCCGGCTGGTCGAGAAGACGGGCTTCCTCTCGAGCCTGTTCGGAAGGAAGCCCGACCCGTCGGACGGCGCCCCCTGTCCGCGCTGCAAGGCCACCGGCACCGTCACCGAAGTGACGGAGAGCGGCGAGGCCCGGGACGAGGACCTGATCCTGTCGCCGAAAGACGCGATACGGATCATGGACGCCGAGGACATCGGCGGCCCCTGGGCGATCGTTGACCTCGACGGCGTCTGGCACGGCGGTGAAGGCGGCATGCTCTGGGGCCTCCCCGAAGAGGATGACGCCGAAGCCGCCATCAAGGACATTGCACGCGACATCCTGCGCAGGGCGCCGGTGGGGACCGTCGTCGTGCCTGTCGACATCCACATGTAGCCAAGGTCACTGCGCGTAGCCCCCCGCACACTTCGTGTCATCATTCCTGGGGACATGCCAGGAATGCACCACACAACAATTCCTGTTGCGCGCCATCTTTTTATAGAAGAACATCCAGTTCAACAAACCTGTTCGCGCTCCGGACGCTTTTCGTGTGAGGTGTGCAAATACTTTTCCTCGATCTTGCCCAGAATGCCAGTCTTCTATTGGCGCTTTGTTTCCTGCAGCGATTCATCGTCGAAAAGGAAAAGAGTCACAAGCGCCGGCGGAGCGTCTATTCGGGATTTCTTTTCGGAATCGCCGCGATCTCAGCCATGCTCATGGCCACCGAGACGGCGCCGGGCGTGATTTTCGATGGGCGGACCGTGGTTCTTTCCATGGGCGCGCTTTTCGGCGGTCCCCTGGTGGCGGTTCTCTCCGCGGCCATGGCCGCAGCATTCCGTCTCTGGCTCGGCGGCGGCGGAGCCCTTGTCGGCGTTTGCGTTATCGCGACAGCCACAGGCATCGGCCTTCTTGCCCGGAAAGCCGTCGGGGGCCACGAGACCGACGTCAAGTTCTGGCGGCTGGTGGCAATCGGCCTGCTGGTCCACCTGGGCGCCGCCGCATGGTTCCTCGCCCTGCCTTTCGACTTTGGCGCCACCGGCTATGTCGACGTCGTCTGGCCCTATGTGGCGATCCTGACTCCCGCCACGGTCATAACAGGCCTTCTGCTGCGTGAAATCGAGAAGATGCGCCAGGTCGACCGGATCGTGCGCGAAAGCCGGGACCGCTTCACGGAGCTGTTCGAGTCCAGCACCGTTGCGCTGTTCGAGGAGGACGTCTCCGCCACACTGCGGCAGCTCGGGAAGCTGAGGGCCGAGGGCGTTGAGAACCTGCGCCAGCGTCTTGTGGACGAACCCGCTCTGATCGCGCGCCTCGCCCGCACCATTCGGGTCGTTGACGTCAATCCGGCAGCCGTCCGCATGTTCGGCGCAGGCTCGCCGGCCGACCTCCGGGGCGACATCTCGACCCTGTTCGGCGACGGCGCAGACCGGACCTTCGCCAATCTGCTCTGCGCGATCTGGAACGGCGAGCCCGAATTCCTGGAACAGACGACGTTCCGCACCCTGGATGGCGAGGAGAAAGCCGGCCTGATCTCCGTCCCCTTGCCGGCAAGTCCGGAAGCCGCGCGTCACGTTCCCGTCAGTATCGTCGATATCAGCGACCAGATCGCCGCGGAGGAACAGTCCCGCAAGCTCGGCAAGCAACTGGAGAACGCCGCGCTGGGCGCGGTGACTGCGGTCGCCGCAACCGTCGAGAAGCGCGACCCCTATACCAGCGGCCACCAGGCCAATGTCGCCGCCCTGTCGGTGGAGATCGCGCGCAAGCTCAGCTGGGACGAGTTCCGGATCGAGGGGCTTCGTCTCGGCGCCCTGATCCACGATATCGGCAAGATTTCGGTCCCTGCCGAGATCCTGAACCGCCCCGGCAAGCTCACCGACAGCGAGTTCACGATCATCAAGGCGCACCCCCTGAACGGCTACGACATTCTTGCGTCAACCGAGTTCCCCTGGCCCATTCATGCGATGATCCTGCAGCATCACGAACGCCTCGATGGCAGCGGCTATCCCAACGGCCTGACGGCGGACGCCATCCTGGAGGAATCGCGTGTGCTCTCGGTGGCCGACGTGCTGGACGCCATCACCTCCCATCGCCCCTACCGGCCGGGTCTCGGGATCGAAGTCGCCCTGAAGGAGATCGAGGACGGCCGCGGCGCGCGTTACGATCCGGCGGTCGTCGACGCCGCCCTGGCCCTGGTGCGCGACGATGGCTATCGCTGGCAGAAGGACTTGAAGGAGACCAGCTGAGGTCTGCGCCGCCGACATTGCGCACCCGGCCGGCTGCCGGCATGGTCCGCATCCGGGGAGGTATCGCGCATGAAGATATGCGTCATGGGCGCCGGCGGGCTGGGCGGCTTCTTCGGGGGCTGGCTCGCCGCCGCCGGCGAGGAGGTCAGCTTCGTCGCCCGCGGCGACCATCTGCGCGCCATGCAGGCGAACGGCCTTACTGTGCGGAGCGCACTGGGCGACCGCGCTGTCAGTCCCGTCCGCGCCACCGACGATCCGGGCGTCATCGGACCGGTCGACGTGGTGCTGTTCTGCGTCAAGACCTACCATCTGGAAGAAGCCGCGCCGCGCTGCCGGCCCCTGCTCGGCCCGGAGACGGCCGTGATCTCCGTGCTCAACGGCGTCGAGGCGCCCGAACGGCTGGGCGCGATCCTCGGTCCCGCTCATGTGGTCCCCGGCCTCACCTACGTGCCCGCGGCCATCGCCGCGCCTGGCGTCATCGAGCACAAGGGCGACGCGGCGGGGCTGGTGTTCGGCGAAGCGGACGGCCGCGAGAACCCGCGCCTCCTCGCCTTCCGCGATGCCTGCCGCGGCGCCGGGATCGATGCCCGGATCGAGAAGGACATCATGGCGGCGCTCTGGACCAAGCTTGTGCTCTGGTGCGGCACCAGCGGCGTGACCAGCTTCGCCCGCTCCCCCTTCGGCGCCGTGCGTTCCTCGGCCGAAATGCGGGAAATGTACGCGGCCCTTGTCGCCGAGGCTGCCGCGGTGGCCCGGGCCCGCGGCATCGCCCTGCCCCGGTCGGTCGAGGCCGACCTGTTGGCGCGGCTCGACGCCATGCCCGCGGAAGCCACCTCCTCGACCCACCGCGACCTGGAGAACGGCCGCCCGCTGGAGCTCGACGCCGGGCTCGGCGCCATTGTCCGGCTCGGCAGGGAAGCAGGCGTCGCCACGCCGATGAGCGCCCGCGTGCTGGCCGCGCTCGTCCCCTTCGCCGCCGGGGACTCATCGCGGGCGTGATTTCTGCTACCATTGACCGGGGAGGATGACCGCCATGCTGACACCCGAAGAGAACGAGCTGCTGACCCGGACCGGACCCGGCACCCCAATGGGCGAGTTGTTCCGCCGCTTCTGGCAGCCCGTCGCCCTGGCCGAGGAAGTCGCGGCGCCGGACCAGCCGCCCAAGCGCATGAAGCTGATGGGCGAGGACCTGCTGCTGTTCCGCCAGAGCGACGGCCGCGTGGGACTGGTCGAACCGCGCTGCGCCCACCGCGGCGCCGACCTCTATTTCGGCCGCAACGAGGAATGCGGCCTTCGCTGCGTCTATCACGGCTGGAAGTTCGACGCCGACGGCCGCTGCGTCGATGTCCCCAACATGCAGCCGGGCCGCGCCCGCGACAACATCATGAAGACCGCCCGCATCCGGTCCTACCCGGTGCGCGAATGGGGCGGCCAGATCTGGGCCTGGTTCGGCCCGGAGGGCATGGAACCGGAACTGCCCATGGTCGAATGGGCGCTGGTGCCGCCCGAGAACCGCTATATCTCCAAGAAGCTGCAGGAGTGCAACTGGGCGCAATCGCTGGAAGGCGCGATCGACACCGCGCATTTCAGCTACGTCCACCGCGTCCTGTCGGAGGAAGGCACGGGCAAGCCGGTCTATCTCGACAAGCGCCAGCAGTGGATACACGAGGACGGCGCCCCAACCTTCGAGGTGATCGGCCATGACGGCGGCCTGGTCATGGGCGGCGCCCGCCGCGCCGATCCGGGCGAGCTCTACTGGCGGATCAGCCAGTACCTGGTCCCCAACCATTCGCTGGCCCCGGGCACCTTCCCCGGCGAGCCCTACGCGGCGCAGAGCTGGATGCCGGTCGATGACGAGAACTGCTGGATCTTCACCGTCACCTGGTGCCCGGACCGCCCGATCAGCGACGAGGAGCTGGAACGCTACGACAGCGGGCGCAGCGTCCATGCCATGGTCGACGAAAACTACGTGCCTCACCGCAACCGCGCCAACGAGTACATGCTCGACCGAGAACTGCAGCGAACCAGGCTGTTCATGGGCATCACGGGCCTGTCGGAGCAGGACGCGGCGATCCAGGATAGCCAGGGCCGCATCGCCGACCGCGCGCGGGAGACCCTGACGCCGTCGGACGCCGGTATCGTGCAGTTCCGAAAGCTGGTGCTGGGCCTCGCCCGGGATCTGCAGCAGGGCATTGAGCCGCCCCAGGCGCAAAGGCCCGAGGTCTATGCCTGCCATTCCGGCGGCGCGGTCGAGCCAGAGGATGTGTCCTTCGGGGAGGTGCTGGAGCGGCGTTTCGGCCATCCGACCGCCCATGCCACGGACCTGCTGCCCGGGCGCCAGGCGGCGGAGTAGCGGCCGCGCTTGACCCCCGCCCCGCCCTGTAGGAGACAGCGGGATACGGTTCGACACGGGGAGCGGAGCGCCTTGACCAATCATCTCTACGATCATCTGCTGGGCGTCCGCGCCGGGGAGGCCAGGACCTTCATCGACGTACCCGGGGCCGGGTCCATCGGGTTCGACGGCCTGCATCGGCTCGCCGGCCAGGTGGCCGGTGCGCTGGTCGGTATGGGCGTCCAGCCCGGCGACCGGGTGGCGTTGCAGGCGGAGAAGTCGCCGCAGGCGGTCGCGCTCTATCTCGGCGCCGTCCGCGCCGGCGCGATCTTCCTGCCGCTGAACACCGGCTACACCCCCTCCGAGATCGACTATTTCATCGGCAATGCGGAGCCGAAAGTCTTCGTCTGCGATCCGGCGAAGCGCGATGCGCTGGCGGTATCCGCCGCCGCGCACGGCGCACGGCTGGAAACGCTTGGCGCGGATGGCCGGGGCAGCCTGTGGGAGACGGTGGAAGCCTCGGCGCCGGACTTCGCGACCGTCGAACGGGGCGCCGACGATCTGGCGGCGATCCTCTATACCTCCGGCACCACCGGGCGCTCCAAGGGCGCGATGCTGAGCCACGGGAACCTGCTGTCGAACGCGCAGGTGCTGAAGGACTACTGGCGATTCACGGACGCCGACGTGCTGCTCCACGCCCTGCCCATCTACCACTCCCACGGCCTGTTCGTGGCCATCAACACCTGCCTGCTGGCCGGCGCGACGATGATCTTCTTCCCGAAGTTCGACGCCGAGACGGTGCTGCGCGAGATGCCCCGCGCGACGGCCATGATGGGCGTGCCGACCTTCTACACCCGCCTGCTCGCCGCCGAAGCCTTCACGAAGGATCTCGCCGGCCACATGCGGCTGTTCATCTCCGGCTCCGCCCCGCTGCTGGCCGAAACCCATGACCGCTTCCGCGAGCGCACCGGCCACGCCATCCTGGAACGCTACGGCATGACCGAAACCAACATGAACACCTCCAACCCCTATGACGGCGAGCGGCGCGCCGGCACTGTGGGCTTTCCCCTGCCGGGCGTGGAGCTGCGCGTCGCCGACCCGGAGAGCGGCAGGATCCTGGGCGCCGGCGAGATCGGCGTCATCGAGGTGAAGGGTCCCAACGTCTTCTCCGGCTACTGGCGCATGC
Above is a genomic segment from Minwuia thermotolerans containing:
- a CDS encoding cytochrome ubiquinol oxidase subunit I; amino-acid sequence: MDQSLAVDLARAQFAFTVAFHIVFPAITIGLASYLAVLEALWLWTGRDIYLRVFRFWLKIFALSFGMGVVSGIVMSYQFGTNWSVFSDRTGPILGPLMGYEVLSAFFLEAGFLGIMLFGMKRVGKRLHFTATLMVAFGTFFSAFWILSVNSWMQTPAGYAINAAGQFVPDDWWDIVFNPSFPYRLVHMVLAAYLTTAFIVGAVGAFHLLRDRANEAARVMFSMAMWMAALVAPAQILAGDLHGLNTLEHQPAKVAAMEGHFETQRGAPLILFGWPDMAAEETRYAIEIPKLGSLILTHEWEGEVQGLKAFPPGDRPNATIVFWSFRIMVALGAAMALLGFWSLWLRWRRRLFDSGWLLRAGVVMGPSGIVAVLAGWVTTEVGRQPWTVYGLLRTSQSASEIDAGTVGTSLAVFVVTYFAVFGAGAVYILRLMAATPGTPEAEEAEPGPTRAAPSESAMKEGRHA
- the cydB gene encoding cytochrome d ubiquinol oxidase subunit II, coding for MPELAYVWACLIALSVLLYVALDGFDLGIGILFPMLKDDARRDVAMNSVAPVWDGNETWLVLGGGGLFAVFPLAYAVIMPALYIPVIVMLVALIFRGVAFEFRWKSERRRWLWDASFFGGSLVAALAQGVTLGALVQGIAVENRAYAGGPFDWLTPFSLFTGAALIAGYALLGATWLIMKTEGGLRRQATDFAWAAGVTTYVLVGAVSLWTPFLDPLYFQRWFSTPVIWFAWPVPLLVAATAAIMVRGLLRGGDRAPFLAAQGLFALCFVGLGISFWPMMIPPEITIVEAAAPRSTLIFMLVGAGILLPIILAYTVHAYWVFRGKVREGEGYH
- a CDS encoding malonate--CoA ligase; the protein is MTNHLYDHLLGVRAGEARTFIDVPGAGSIGFDGLHRLAGQVAGALVGMGVQPGDRVALQAEKSPQAVALYLGAVRAGAIFLPLNTGYTPSEIDYFIGNAEPKVFVCDPAKRDALAVSAAAHGARLETLGADGRGSLWETVEASAPDFATVERGADDLAAILYTSGTTGRSKGAMLSHGNLLSNAQVLKDYWRFTDADVLLHALPIYHSHGLFVAINTCLLAGATMIFFPKFDAETVLREMPRATAMMGVPTFYTRLLAAEAFTKDLAGHMRLFISGSAPLLAETHDRFRERTGHAILERYGMTETNMNTSNPYDGERRAGTVGFPLPGVELRVADPESGRILGAGEIGVIEVKGPNVFSGYWRMPEKTAEEFREDGFFITGDLGKVDADGYVTIVGRGKDLVISGGFNVYPKEIEEKIDDLEGVAESAVIGVPHPDFGEGVTAVVVKDGSKDISEDDIAAAIREDLAAFKQPKRIFFVDELPRNTMGKAQKNVLRDRYKDIYEKQ
- a CDS encoding enoyl-CoA hydratase/isomerase family protein, which produces MTSEFITVETVGRVATVTFDRPDALNALTAEMLRQTGNALEGFARSDDIGVVVLTGAGRAFTAGVDLKALQATGRDLTAGDVGEELNAAARRVQRLMEHMPQAVIAKVNGFCFTGGVELMLAADIAIAAEEAKFGDTHAKIGLRPTWGMTQRLARRVGMQRAKELSFTARTITGVEAAQYGLIMEAVPLAELDTHVAKLAAAIAENSAGSIAAYKDLYRKSENAGLDEGLRYEAEAAYEIADVGERMGAILARLKG
- a CDS encoding Rieske 2Fe-2S domain-containing protein, which codes for MLTPEENELLTRTGPGTPMGELFRRFWQPVALAEEVAAPDQPPKRMKLMGEDLLLFRQSDGRVGLVEPRCAHRGADLYFGRNEECGLRCVYHGWKFDADGRCVDVPNMQPGRARDNIMKTARIRSYPVREWGGQIWAWFGPEGMEPELPMVEWALVPPENRYISKKLQECNWAQSLEGAIDTAHFSYVHRVLSEEGTGKPVYLDKRQQWIHEDGAPTFEVIGHDGGLVMGGARRADPGELYWRISQYLVPNHSLAPGTFPGEPYAAQSWMPVDDENCWIFTVTWCPDRPISDEELERYDSGRSVHAMVDENYVPHRNRANEYMLDRELQRTRLFMGITGLSEQDAAIQDSQGRIADRARETLTPSDAGIVQFRKLVLGLARDLQQGIEPPQAQRPEVYACHSGGAVEPEDVSFGEVLERRFGHPTAHATDLLPGRQAAE
- a CDS encoding PAS domain-containing protein, which produces MARNREDQTAYESLELTETPAAASRSHLLESIEDYWRDRRDGGRLPDHGDFSPEKLLPWVGHASLIDVGEGGRAFRWRLQGSRFAEVTGRDDDGRWFREVYDGQVLKGFERICRAAAEHREPAGFRGELRVVGGTAVAFLALVLPLAEQTDEVDRLVLAVDFLS
- a CDS encoding DUF2474 family protein, whose translation is MPAIPERVRRILWFVAIWACGVAALGLASLLLKLILA
- a CDS encoding HD domain-containing phosphohydrolase, encoding MQILFLDLAQNASLLLALCFLQRFIVEKEKSHKRRRSVYSGFLFGIAAISAMLMATETAPGVIFDGRTVVLSMGALFGGPLVAVLSAAMAAAFRLWLGGGGALVGVCVIATATGIGLLARKAVGGHETDVKFWRLVAIGLLVHLGAAAWFLALPFDFGATGYVDVVWPYVAILTPATVITGLLLREIEKMRQVDRIVRESRDRFTELFESSTVALFEEDVSATLRQLGKLRAEGVENLRQRLVDEPALIARLARTIRVVDVNPAAVRMFGAGSPADLRGDISTLFGDGADRTFANLLCAIWNGEPEFLEQTTFRTLDGEEKAGLISVPLPASPEAARHVPVSIVDISDQIAAEEQSRKLGKQLENAALGAVTAVAATVEKRDPYTSGHQANVAALSVEIARKLSWDEFRIEGLRLGALIHDIGKISVPAEILNRPGKLTDSEFTIIKAHPLNGYDILASTEFPWPIHAMILQHHERLDGSGYPNGLTADAILEESRVLSVADVLDAITSHRPYRPGLGIEVALKEIEDGRGARYDPAVVDAALALVRDDGYRWQKDLKETS
- a CDS encoding 2-dehydropantoate 2-reductase, producing the protein MKICVMGAGGLGGFFGGWLAAAGEEVSFVARGDHLRAMQANGLTVRSALGDRAVSPVRATDDPGVIGPVDVVLFCVKTYHLEEAAPRCRPLLGPETAVISVLNGVEAPERLGAILGPAHVVPGLTYVPAAIAAPGVIEHKGDAAGLVFGEADGRENPRLLAFRDACRGAGIDARIEKDIMAALWTKLVLWCGTSGVTSFARSPFGAVRSSAEMREMYAALVAEAAAVARARGIALPRSVEADLLARLDAMPAEATSSTHRDLENGRPLELDAGLGAIVRLGREAGVATPMSARVLAALVPFAAGDSSRA